The genomic DNA CTCCTCCGAGGTCAAGGCGCGTCTCATGCTCGAACGAGTCGGGAAGCTGACCGGGAGCGAGTTCGGTCCTCGCGAACTCCTCCTCCGTCCCGGCGTCCACGAACACGACCCGCACCGACTCCGTGTGCGCCATGTCCCTACCCCCACATCGATCGCGGTTCCCGTCCCGCCGCCCGCAGCCGTCGGGTCCGTGGACAGTATCGGTACAGCGGTCTCCGCCATGGGCCGAGGGGTACGACGAGAGCCCCTCCGGCATGCCGGAGGGGCTCTCGTTTTGCCTGGTCGGGCGGGGTGCGGAGGATACGAGATTCGAACTCGTGAGGGTGTGAACCCAACACGCTTTCCAATTCGCCGTGTTGCTGTCCGCGCCGGGACGGCGGCGTTCTGACCTGCGACTGAAAGCGGCGGCGCGCGTTCGGCGGACCGTGCCGGACAGTAGCGAATGAGACCAGAACTGAGACCAAGTCTGCTCCTGTCGCCTCTGGTTAGGCTGACCTCTCCGACGCCGCTTGCGGGTCGCGTCCAACGGCGTTGGTGTCGGTGACGCGAACCCCCGGGGTGTGGCCATCCCGAGTCCGAAGGGCAGCTTCGCGCTCAGTGCGGCGAAGAGGACGCTGGAAGGCTGTTCGGGAGGGCAAAGCGGCGGTAGTGAAGCAGGGCGTATTCCTCATGGAATTTTGCGGGATGGAGGCCGTGCGGCGCACCCGCCATGCCCAGCCCCGTGCCCGCCCGGCCGCATCGGTGAGGAGGCCGCATGTCCGGCGCTGGTGCACGCTAGCAGGAAGAACTTAAAGGTCGGTGCCCCGAGAGGCGTGACTGCAGTAGCGCGTGCGGGCGGGCTATGCGGGCATGACTCCGTGAATCCGGGAGAGGGTGAACATGCGCTCATCGTCACGCAGTTGGCACCAGGCGTAGAGGTAGGGCGCGTCGACTTCGAGCTCGCTGACGGTGCGTACGGTGCGGTTGCCCGAGGCGGCGACGTATTCGATGGTGACCGCGCGGCCCTCATCGACAGCATGGGCCAGTTGACGGATGTCGGTGAGGGATAGCTGACGCGCGTGCCCCCCGATGATCTCCTCGGTGTCGCTCTCGAAAGGGACGCCGTCGACCGGGTCGGGCTGCGGACCGGTGGGCGGGGCGGTCAGCAGCCGGGCGGCCAGGGCGCTCGGGTCGACCGGCGCCGGAGCCTGCGTCGTGCGGGAGGCCGCGCTCCGGCTGCGGGCGGCGCCCCGGGGCGGGCGCGGGCCGGGCACGGTGACGGCAGCGCGGTGGCGCCCGGATCGCTCGATACGGACCGTCCCGTCAGCGGCCTCGGCGACCGGGGCGTATCCGGCGGCCCGGAGCGCCGCGAGGCTCTCGTCGAGCGGGGCGCGGCTCACGAGCACCGTCGGTGCCAGTTGCCGCAGACCGAGCCCCGCGAGCCCACGGCGGGCGACCAGTTCGGTGAGGAGGGCGGGCTCCTCGCCGTGGATCACGCAGGTCGCGGGGGCGACGCGTACCCGGCCGTGGCCGCGCGCGGCGTCCTGGATCAGGTACGACAGCGGCTGGGGCAGCGGCTCGACGGCGACGGCAGCCAGGTCGGACGTGAGGGCGCCGGGGGTACGGCCGGCATCGAGGGCACGGCGGATGGTGGCAGGACCGAATCGCCACACCGACGCCGTGCCGCCGGCTTCCCGGTCGGCGACGGAATCGAGGAGCGAGGCGAGGTGTGCGGTCGGCGTTCCGGTGACGACGGCCGTGAGGTCGGCACCGAAGCGGGCGACTCCCGTGGCAGCGGGCAGCAGCCGCCGGCACACGAAGGCCAGCCCCTCGGTGTCGTCGTCGAGAAGGGCGGCCCCGACCGGGGAGAGGGCACCGCGGGCGAGTACGCCGAGCAGTTCCGCTTCGCGGATCAAGGTGGCGAACGGCGTGGCGTCCTGGGGGAGCTGATCGGCGAGCGGGCGGTGCCAGGCGGTCAACGGTCCGAGTTCGGCGGTGTTCTCCGCTCCTTGCTCCGCCGGGAATCGCGCCATGGCGGTGAGAAGCCCTTCCCTGGCCCGGAGGCAGCCGCCGCAGGGCGGTGCTCCGGCGAGCGCGGGGAGCGCCTTGCCGTCCTCGTCGCGGGTCTGGGCGGGGGTGAGCCCGAGGGTCCGCCATACCTGGAGAAGCAGGGCGAGTTGCTCAGCCGGTTCCTGGGCCGCCCAGGCGTCGTAGGCTTTCGTGGCCGCGATCTCGGCGCCGTCGCGGGCCAGCAGACCGGCCTCGTACGCCGTCTCCAGGGCGATGCGTACGACGATGTCGTCGCACTGTGCGGACTTGCTGACCCGGGACAGCTCCCGTGCCCCGACGCCGCCGGCCTTCAGCCGCGTCAGCGGAGAGGTGGCACACACCGCCAGGACCGAGGCGGCGTGAGCGGTGAACGCCATGGCCGCGGCCGCGGCCTCCCGGTCCACCTCCGCCGTGGTGACGGGCACCGAACGCGGGACGGGCGGGGAGGGCTCGAACGGGGCGTGCCAGTCGGCCCCGCGCAGCGCGAGAGCCACCTCGGCCGGCATACAGGCGGTCCCGTATCGACGTCGGTCCTGGACGAGGAGTCCTCGCTCCAGCGCCCACCGCGCGCCCGGCTGTGAATCGTCCCGCGGAACTCCGAACACCACGAACTCGGGCTGCTCCGCAGCGGTGTTCGCCCGGCGCTCAAGCAGCTTCCGGGCCGCCGCGGGTGCCTGTGCCACCAGCGCGGTGATCCGCTCCGGATCGCGGTGGTGATCCAGCAGGGCCGCCACCCGCTGATGCTTCGTACCGCCGGGCTTGATCCCCAGCGCTGCCAGTATCCGGCGCAGTTCGTCGGAGGTCGTGCCCTCAAGCAGTGTGGCCAGCGGCGAGTCGAGACCCAGGGGCGAGTCCCACACCTGCCGCAACGGTGCCGCCATGCGTAGCAGCCCCTTGCCGTCCGGCCAGACCAGGGCGTGGTCGGCCAGCGCCTCCAGGGCCGCGTCAAGGCCGCGGGCGAGTTCCCCGTCCGTGGCGCCGAGCAATTCTGCCAGCGCATCGTGCTCCACGGCCCCCAGTGCCGCGAGCGCCTCGGCGACTTGCAGGTGTGGCAGGGCGAGTCGGGGCAGTACGTGTGCCACCGAGCCGGGGCGCTGGAGGCGGTCCGCGAGTTCGCCGACCGACCGAGGCTCCGGCGGTGCTGCGGCATCCGCCCGCAGGGTGAGGATCCGCCCAAGGCGGGCGGCGCCGGGGCCGCGCAGCCAGGCGGCCAGTGCTGATCCACCGGACTTGCTCATGCGGGACACCTCGCTCTGGACTCGTACCGCTGTGCTGGACCGGAGACCGGTCTCACACATGCTCGAAGCATGGTGCAATCGCCGGCACCTTGTGCGTCCCACCGAAGGATTCACTCGGCTCACGGCTGCGACGCCCGAGGTGAAATGCAAGAATTGTCGGAAATAAACGAGACCAAGAATGAGACCAGCGCATGACGAAGAGCCGAGCCGTAATCACGGCTCGGCTCTTCGTTTTGCCTGGTCAGGCGGGGTGCGGAGGATACGAGATTCGAACTCGTGAGGGTGTGAACCCAACACGCTTTCCAAGCGTGCGCCCTAGGCCTCTAGGCGAATCCTCCGCGGGCAACAGTACAAGACGGGGTGGGGTGGTCGCGAACTCGTTCGTTGGGGGTGGGATCGGTTAAGGTGGAGTCGCCCCTCACGCGGCGCTATCTCGCTGAACTCCCCCAGGGCCGGAAGGCAGCAAGGGTAGGTGGGCTCTGGCGGGTGCGTGGGGGGCACCTTGCTGTCCGGGGTCGGGTGGCGGGCGCGGGGGTTTTCGTGGGTGGGCGCCGTTGTCGGCGGTCACCGATATCGTCGTAGTCGTGTCGCAGCTCGCTCTTTACCGCCGCTACCGACCCGAGACCTTCGGCGAGGTCATCGGGCAGGACCATGTGACCGGCCCGCTGCAGCAGGCGCTGCGGAACGGGCGGGTCAATCACGCGTATCTGTTCAGCGGGCCGCGCGGCTGCGGGAAGACGACCAGCGCGCGCATCCTCGCCCGGTGTCTCAACTGTGAGCGCGGGCCGACGCCGGAGCCGTGCGGGGAGTGCCGGTCGTGCCAGGACCTCGCGCGGAACGGGCCGGGGTCGATCGACGTCATCGAGATCGACGCCGCGTCGCACGGCGGTGTGGACGATGCGCGTGAGCTGCGCGAGAAGGCGTTCTTCGGGCCCGCCGCCAGCCGGTACAAGATCTATATCGTCGACGAGGCGCACATGGTCACCCCCGCGGGGTTCAACGCCCTGCTGAAGGTGGTCGAGGAGCCGCCCGAGCATCTGAAGTTCATCTTCGCCACGACCGAGCCGGAGAAGGTCATCGGGACCATCCGGTCCCGGACCCACCACTACCCCTTCCGTCTCGTCCCGCCCGGCACCCTGCGCGACTATCTCGCCGACGTCTGCCGCGTCGAGGCCATCCCCGTCGAGGACGCGGTGCTGCCCCTGGTCGTACGGGCCGGGGCCGGCTCCGTGCGGGACTCGATGTCCGTCATGGACCAACTGCTCGCCGGCGCCGGCGAGCAGGGTGTGACGTACGCCATGGCCACCGCCCTCCTCGGGTATACCGACGACGCCCTGCTCGACTCCGTCGTCGACGCCTTCGCGGCGGGTGACGGGGCGGGTGCGTTCTCCGTGGTGGAGCAGGTGATCGAGGGCGGGCACGACCCGCGGCGGTTCGTCACCGACCTGCTGGAGCGGCTGCGGGACCTCCTGATCCTCGCCGCCGTGCCGGACGCCGGCGACAAGGGGCTGATCGACGTTCCGGCGGACGTGCTGGAGCGGATGCGGCGCCAGGCCGACACCTTCGGTGCGGCCGAGTTGAGCCGCGCGGCCGACCTCGTGAACGAGGGGCTGACCGAGATGCGCGGCGCCACCGCGCCCCGGCTGCAGCTCGAGCTGATCTGCGCCCGCGTGCTGCTCCCCGGGGCGTACGGGGACGAGCGCTCGGTGATGGCCCGGCTGGACCGCCTGGAGCGCAACGCCCCGACCGGTCCGCCGACCATGGGCTACGTGCCCGGGCCGGATGCCCACCAGCCTCCTGGCGGGAGTGGGGGCGGGGATGCTCCCGGCGGTGGCGCCGGTAGCGGTGGTGCCGGTGCCCGTGCCGCTCTTGCCGAGCGGGCTGGTCCGGCTCCTGGTGCCGGTACTGGTGGTTCCCGGGCTTCGTCTGCGCCTGCGCCTGCTTCCGGTGCTCCTGTGGGCGATGCCGGCGGGGGTGTGCCCTCCGGGCCGCCCGCTTCCACCGGCGGTGACCCGCAGGCCCGGCGGCCCGGGGCCTGGCCCGGGAGCGGGGCCCCGGCCGCGTCCGGGGGCGCGGCATCCGCGCCGCCGCCTGCTCCGGCTCCGGCACC from Streptomyces sp. CMB-StM0423 includes the following:
- a CDS encoding helicase C-terminal domain-containing protein, which encodes MSKSGGSALAAWLRGPGAARLGRILTLRADAAAPPEPRSVGELADRLQRPGSVAHVLPRLALPHLQVAEALAALGAVEHDALAELLGATDGELARGLDAALEALADHALVWPDGKGLLRMAAPLRQVWDSPLGLDSPLATLLEGTTSDELRRILAALGIKPGGTKHQRVAALLDHHRDPERITALVAQAPAAARKLLERRANTAAEQPEFVVFGVPRDDSQPGARWALERGLLVQDRRRYGTACMPAEVALALRGADWHAPFEPSPPVPRSVPVTTAEVDREAAAAAMAFTAHAASVLAVCATSPLTRLKAGGVGARELSRVSKSAQCDDIVVRIALETAYEAGLLARDGAEIAATKAYDAWAAQEPAEQLALLLQVWRTLGLTPAQTRDEDGKALPALAGAPPCGGCLRAREGLLTAMARFPAEQGAENTAELGPLTAWHRPLADQLPQDATPFATLIREAELLGVLARGALSPVGAALLDDDTEGLAFVCRRLLPAATGVARFGADLTAVVTGTPTAHLASLLDSVADREAGGTASVWRFGPATIRRALDAGRTPGALTSDLAAVAVEPLPQPLSYLIQDAARGHGRVRVAPATCVIHGEEPALLTELVARRGLAGLGLRQLAPTVLVSRAPLDESLAALRAAGYAPVAEAADGTVRIERSGRHRAAVTVPGPRPPRGAARSRSAASRTTQAPAPVDPSALAARLLTAPPTGPQPDPVDGVPFESDTEEIIGGHARQLSLTDIRQLAHAVDEGRAVTIEYVAASGNRTVRTVSELEVDAPYLYAWCQLRDDERMFTLSRIHGVMPA
- a CDS encoding DNA polymerase III subunit gamma and tau translates to MSQLALYRRYRPETFGEVIGQDHVTGPLQQALRNGRVNHAYLFSGPRGCGKTTSARILARCLNCERGPTPEPCGECRSCQDLARNGPGSIDVIEIDAASHGGVDDARELREKAFFGPAASRYKIYIVDEAHMVTPAGFNALLKVVEEPPEHLKFIFATTEPEKVIGTIRSRTHHYPFRLVPPGTLRDYLADVCRVEAIPVEDAVLPLVVRAGAGSVRDSMSVMDQLLAGAGEQGVTYAMATALLGYTDDALLDSVVDAFAAGDGAGAFSVVEQVIEGGHDPRRFVTDLLERLRDLLILAAVPDAGDKGLIDVPADVLERMRRQADTFGAAELSRAADLVNEGLTEMRGATAPRLQLELICARVLLPGAYGDERSVMARLDRLERNAPTGPPTMGYVPGPDAHQPPGGSGGGDAPGGGAGSGGAGARAALAERAGPAPGAGTGGSRASSAPAPASGAPVGDAGGGVPSGPPASTGGDPQARRPGAWPGSGAPAASGGAASAPPPAPAPAPAAAPVPAAAPAPAPVAAQAPAATAQGVPAQQGGGVAGAASVRQMWPDILEAVKHRRRFTWILLSQNAQVTGFDGGTLQLGFGNAGARDSFVNGGSDEVLREVLAERFDVQWKVEAIVDPTGGAGGGPAAGPGGGGGPGPGGPGPGPGGGGGFGGGGGGGGAGLRQSVQTTSPAPSVPAPAPPQRPRPASAGAGGQPPPDPGPPPDPGPPPPLEDDIPDDDDPDLVDTALSGHDLIVRELGATVIEEIRHD